A DNA window from Phragmites australis chromosome 11, lpPhrAust1.1, whole genome shotgun sequence contains the following coding sequences:
- the LOC133884704 gene encoding anthocyanidin 5,3-O-glucosyltransferase-like, translating to MGKKTFVLYPSLGVGHLIPMVELAKHLLRHGQGVVIAVVDPPDTDAVSADAVSRLAAANPAIAFRLLPAPASPDLGAHPVKCSLDTLRLANPALRDFLRSLPAVDALLLDMFCIDALDVATELGVPAYFFFASAAGDLAVFLNMPYYYPTVPSFREMGKALVRFPGMPPIRALDMPLTVQDKESDPTKVRLYQFKRIPEARGVLVNSFDWLEPRALIALEDGVCVPGRPTPRVYCIGPLVNDGNKGNNGIGERHGCLAWLDAQPKRSVVFLCFGSKGAFSAAQLQEIACGLESSGHRFLWAARSPPEEQSQFPEPDLERLLPAGFLERTRDRGMVVKNWVPQAEVVQHEAVGAFVTHCGWNSALEAIMSGLPMICWPLYAEQGLNKVFMVEEMKIAVALEGYEEFVKAEEVDAKVRLVMETEEGKMLRERLAVAREKALEAIKEGGSSEVAFAEFLRDLEKTSSSENGECK from the coding sequence ATGGGGAAGAAGACGTTCGTGCTCTACCCGTCGCTGGGCGTGGGGCACCTGATCCCCATGGTGGAGCTGGCCAAGCACCTCCTGCGCCACGGCCAGGGCGTGGTCATCGCCGTCGTGGACCCGCCCGACACCGACGCCGTGTCGGCTGACGCGGTGtcgcgcctcgccgccgccaaccCTGCCATCGCGTTCCGCCTCCTGCCGgccccggccagccccgacctcGGCGCGCACCCGGTGAAGTGCAGCCTGGACACGCTCCGGCTCGCCAATCCCGCGCTCCGGGACTTCCTGCGCTCACTACCGGCCGTCGACGCGCTCCTGCTCGACATGTTCTGCATCGACGCGCTCGACGTCGCGACCGAGCTCGGCGTCCCCGCCTACTTCTTCTTCGCCTCCGCGGCTGGGGACCTCGCCGTGTTCCTCAACATGCCGTACTACTACCCCACCGTGCCGTCATTCAGGGAGATGGGGAAGGCGCTCGTGCGCTTCCCGGGCATGCCGCCGATCCGCGCGCTGGACATGCCGCTTACGGTGCAGGACAAGGAGAGCGACCCGACCAAGGTCCGGCTGTACCAGTTCAAGCGAATCCCGGAGGCGAGGGGCGTGCTGGTGAACAGCTTCGACTGGTTGGAGCCCAGGGCCCTGATAGCGCTCGAGGACGGCGTCTGCGTGCCCGGCCGTCCGACACCGAGAGTCTACTGCATCGGGCCGCTGGTCAACGACGGCAACAAGGGAAATAACGGCATCGGCGAGAGGCACGGTTGCCTCGCGTGGCTGGACGCACAGCCCAAGCGGAGCGTCGTGTTCCTCTGCTTCGGCAGCAAGGGCGCCTTCTCGGCCGCGCAATTGCAGGAGATCGCCTGCGGGTTAGAGAGCTCCGGGCACCGGTTCCTGTGGGCTGCGAGGAGCCCGCCCGAGGAGCAGAGTCAGTTCCCTGAACCGGACTTGGAGCGGCTGCTTCCGGCGGGGTTCCTGGAGAGGACGAGAGACAGGGgcatggtggtgaagaactgGGTGCCACAGGCAGAGGTGGTGCAGCACGAGGCGGTCGGCGCATTCGTGACGCACTGCGGGTGGAACTCCGCGCTCGAGGCGATCATGTCCGGGCTTCCGATGATATGCTGGCCGCTGTACGCGGAGCAAGGGCTAAACAAGGTGTTCATGGTGGAGGAGATGAAGATTGCGGTGGCGCTCGAGGGATACGAGGAGTTTGTGaaggctgaggaggtggacgcgAAGGTGAGGCTGGTGATGGAGACTGAGGAGGGGAAGATGCTTAGGGAGAGGCTCGCGGTGGCGAGGGAGAAGGCATTGGAGGCTATCAAGGAAGGCGGGTCTTCTGAGGTGGCGTTCGCCGAGTTCTTGAGAGATTTGGAGAAGACGAGCAGCTCTGAAAATGGAGAATGCAAGTGA
- the LOC133884705 gene encoding respiratory burst oxidase homolog protein A-like, translating to MRGGGGGGVCTPGRPRWGSGATTPRSLSTGSSPRGSDRSSDDGEELVEVTLDLQEDDTIVLRSVEPAVGAAAGVGASPSSAAPPLHLRAEPPASVASSQSRSPAMRRTSSHRLLQFSQELKATAKQFSQDLTKRFTRTHSRANLTGESSSAGAPSSGIESALAARAARRQRAQLDRTKSGAQRAIRGLRFISGSNKASNAWIEVQANFDRLARDGYLSRADFPKCIGMTESQEFAMELFDTLSRRRRMQVDRINKEELREIWQQITDNSFDSRLQIFFDMVDKNADGHITEAEVKEIIMLSASANKLSRLKEQAEEYAALIMEELDPEGLGYIELWQLETLLLQKDTYVNYSQALSYTSQALSQNLAGLRKKSPIRKISTTLSYYLEDNWKRLWVLALWIGIMAGLFTWKFIQYRNRYVFDVMGYCVTTAKGAAETLKLNMALILLPVCRNTITWLRNTKAARALPFDDNINFHKTIAAAIVVGVILHAGNHLVCDFPRLINSSDVKYAPLRQYFGEHKPTYLTLVKGVEGITGVIMVVCMLIAFTLATRWFRRSLVKLPKPFDKLTGFNAFWYSHHLFIIVYISFVIHGEWLYLIHVWYKRTTWMYLAVPVGLYVGERTLRFFRSGSYSVRLLKVAIYPGNVLTLQMSKPPTFRHKSGQYMFVQCPAVSPFEWHPFSITSAPGDEYLSIHVRQLGDWTRELKRVFSAACEPPVGGKSGLLRADETTKKALPKLLIDGPYGSPAQDYSKYDVLLLVGLGIGATPFISILKDLLNNIIKMEEEEEASTDLYPPIGHSKTHVDLDTLMRITSKPKRVLKTTNAYFYWVTREQGSFDWFKGVMNEIAELDQRNIIEMHNYLTSVYEEGDARSALITMLQALNHAKNGVDIVSGTKVRTHFARPNFKRVLSKIASKHPYAKIGVFYCGAPVLAQELNQLCHEFNDKCTTKFEFHKEHF from the exons atgcgaggaggaggaggaggaggcgtctGCACGCCGGGTCGCCCGCGATGGGGGTCCGGCGCGACGACGCCGCGGTCGCTGAGCACGGGCTCGTCGCCTCGGGGGTCGGACAGGAGCTCTGACGACGGGGAGGAGCTGGTCGAGGTGACGCTGGACCTGCAGGAGGACGACACCATTGTGCTGCGGAGCGTCGAGCCGGCGGttggggcggcggcgggggtgggGGCGTCGCCTTCGTCGGCGGCGCCTCCGCTTCATCTTCGCGCGGAGCCCCCGGCGTCCGTAGCGTCGTCGCAGTCGCGGTCGCCGGCGATGCGGCGGACCTCCTCGCACCGGCTGCTGCAGTTCTCGCAGGAGCTCAAGGCGACCGCCAAGCAGTTCTCGCAGGACCTCACCAAGCGGTTCACGCGCACCCACAGCCGCGCAAATCTCACCGGGGAGTCGTCGTCCGCGGGGGCGCCGTCGTCGGGCATCGAGTCCGCCctcgcggcgcgcgccgcgcggCGGCAGCGCGCGCAGCTCGACCGCACCAAGTCCGGCGCGCAGCGCGCGATCCGCGGCCTCCGCTTCATCAGCGGCAGCAACAAGGCCAGCAACGCCTGGATCGAGGTCCAGGCCAACTTCGACCGCCTCGCACGCGACGGCTACCTCTCCCGCGCCGACTTCCCGAAATGCATAG GGATGACGGAGTCGCAGGAGTTTGCGATGGAGCTGTTCGACACACtgagccggcggcggcggatgcagGTGGACAGGATCAACAAGGAAGAGCTGCGCGAGATCTGGCAGCAGATCACCGACAACAGCTTCGACTCGCGCCTCCAGATCTTCTTCGACAT GGTGGATAAGAATGCAGATGGCCATATCACGGAGGCGGAGGTGAAAGAG ATCATTATGTTAAGTGCTTCTGCTAATAAACTGTCGAGGCTTAAGGAGCAAGCTGAAGAGTATGCGGCCTTGatcatggaggaacttgatcCAGAAGGACTTGGCTACATTGAG CTCTGGCAATTGGAGACACTGCTATTGCAAAAGGATACTTATGTGAACTACAGCCAGGCATTGAGCTACACAAGCCAGGCACTAAGCCAGAACCTTGCTGGTCTAAGGAAAAAAAGCCCGATCCGAAAAATTAGCACCACACTAAGTTACTATCTGGAGGACAATTGGAAACGCCTCTGGGTGCTTGCGTTGTGGATTGGGATAATGGCCGGACTGTTCACTTGGAAATTCATTCAGTACCGCAACCGGTATGTCTTTGATGTGATGGGATACTGTGTCACAACTGCAAAGGGGGCTGCAGAGACTCTCAAGCTAAACATGGCACTTATCCTCTTGCCTGTATGCCGCAACACCATCACTTGGCTGCGGAATACAAAAGCTGCACGAGCATTGCCATTCGATGACAACATTAACTTTCACAAG ACTATTGCAGCGGCAATTGTGGTTGGTGTTATCCTTCATGCAGGGAACCACCTTGTTTGTGATTTTCCACGGCTCATAAATTCATCAGATGTGAAGTACGCTCCACTGCGCCAGTACTTTGGGGAACATAAGCCAACATATTTAACGCTGGTCAAAGGAGTGGAGGGCATAACCGGGGTAATCATGGTTGTGTGCATGCTTATCGCTTTTACTCTAGCAACAAGGTGGTTCCGGCGTAGCCTGGTAAAGCTTCCAAAGCCATTTGACAAACTAACTGGCTTCAATGCTTTCTGGTACTCCCATCATTTGTTCATCATTGTGTACATATCATTCGTCATTCATGGAGAGTGGCTGTACCTTATCCATGTTTGGTACAAAAGGACG ACATGGATGTATCTTGCAGTGCCTGTTGGTTTGTATGTAGGGGAGAGAACTCTGAGGTTCTTCAGGTCGGGCAGTTATTCCGTCCGGCTATTGAAG GTGGCCATATATCCTGGTAATGTTTTGACGTTGCAGATGTCTAAGCCTCCTACATTCCGTCACAAGAGTGGGCAGTATATGTTTGTTCAGTGCCCAGCTGTTTCACCCTTTGAATG GCATCCTTTCTCAATAACTTCGGCTCCTGGGGATGAATATCTTAGCATTCATGTTCGACAACTTGGTGACTGGACACGGGAGCTCAAGCGGGTATTCTCAGCAGCTTGTGAGCCACCAGTGGGTGGAAAAAGCGGCCTTCTCCGAGCAGATGAGACAACTAAGAAAGC CTTGCCAAAGCTTTTGATTGATGGACCATATGGTTCTCCTGCGCAAGACTACAGCAAGTATGATGTTTTACTACTTGTTGGATTAGGAATTGGTGCCACACCTTTTATTAGCATATTGAAAGACCTGCTCAATAACATAATCAAAATGGAGGAAGAGGAA GAAGCTTCAACCGATCTTTACCCACCAATTGGTCACAGTAAGACACATGTTGATCTTGACACCCTTATGAGGATTACCTCCAAACCAAAGAGGGTTTTGAAGACAACAAACGCTTACTTTTATTGGGTAACACGTGAACAAGGCTCTTTCGATTGGTTTAAAGGAGTCATGAATGAGATTGCAGAACTAGATCAAAGG AATATCATTGAAATGCACAATTATCTCACAAGTGTTTATGAGGAAGGGGATGCTCGGTCAGCACTTATCACGATGCTGCAAGctctcaaccatgccaagaaTGGTGTTGATATAGTTTCAGGAACTAAA GTCCGGACACATTTTGCAAGGCCGAATTTTAAGAGGGTCCTATCTAAGATAGCGTCCAAACATCCTTACGCTAAGATAG GAGTGTTCTACTGTGGGGCTCCAGTCCTGGCACAGGAACTAAACCAACTTTGTCATGAATTCAATGACAAGTGCACCACGAAATTTGAGTTCCACAAGGAGCATTTCTGA